From Agrobacterium vitis:
GGACAGCATGATTACACCCAATGCAGCGTTGTAATGGCAAGATCGACAATCTTGATGCCGATGAAGGGAAGGATCAGGCCGCCCACACCGTAGACCAGGAGATTGCGGCGCAGCAGTGCTGCGGCCCCGACCGGGCGATAGGCAACCCCTTTGAGGGCAAGCGGGATCAGTGCGACAATAATCAGCGCGTTGAAGATCACTGCCGAGAGGATGGCCGATTGCGGCGAGGCCAGCTGCATGATGTTGAGCGCGGCAAGCCCCGGATAGGCGGTGACGAACAAAGCCGGAATGATGGCGAAATATTTGGCGACGTCATTGGCAATCGAAAACGTCGTCAGCGAGCCGCGCGTCATCAACAGCTGTTTGCCGATTTCGACAATCTCGATCAGCTTGGTCGGGCTGGAATCCAGATCGACCATATTGGCGGCTTCACGGGCGGCTTGCGTGCCGGTTTGCATGGCGACACCGACATCGGCCTGGGCCAGCGCCGGGGCGTCATTGGTTCCATCACCACACATGGCGATCAACCGGCTGCCCTGCTGGGCCTTGCGGATATAGGCAAGCTTGTCTTCCGGCGTCGCCTGAGCCAGAAAATCATCCACACCGGCTTCAGAGGCAATCGCTGCGGCGGTAATCGGGTTGTCACCCGTGACCATGACTGTGCGGATACCCATGGCGCGCAGGGCTGCAAAGCGTTCCTTGATACCGGGCTTGACCACGTCCTTCAGGTGAATGACACCCAGCAACCGGCTGCCATCGGCAACGGCCAGCGGCGTGCCGCCCGATTGGGCGATCCGGGTCACGGCCTCGGTAAAGGCGCGGGGTGCGGATGCCGCGTCGAGACCGGTAAAGGCCAGGACTGAATCCACCGCGCCCTTGCGCAGACGTTTGCCTTTGATATCGACGCCGGAAAGCCGGGTTTCGGCGGTGAACGGGATTACCGCATCCGGTGCTGCATCGGGGGCGGACTGGCCATATTCACCGGTGGCCAAGGCGACGATGGAGCGACCTTCAGGTGTTTCATCGGAAAGGCTTGCAAGAAGGGCAGCCTCGGCAATTTCGGTCGCGCTGACACCAGGCACGGCGATGAAATCGCTGGCCATGCGATTGCCGAAGGTGATGGTGCCGGTCTTGTCGAGTAGCAGCG
This genomic window contains:
- the kdpB gene encoding potassium-transporting ATPase subunit KdpB, translating into MTQSQSTTETRPAQRLFEPSILKGAFKDAFVKLDPRQLIRNPVMFVTEIVAMVVTILAVRDLIAGNSAVFSGQIAAWLWFTVLFATFAEAVAEGRGKAQADSLRRTKSELSARKVTGNAANSRETTTVAATTLKIGDVVLVAAGELIPGDGEVIEGVASVNESAITGESAPVIREAGGDRSAVTGGTQVLSDEIRIKITTAPGSSFVDRMIALIEGAERQKTPNEIALSILLSGLTLIFVIAVVTLWGLASYSGVVLTVTVMAALLVTLIPTTIGGLLSAIGIAGMDRLVRFNVIATSGRAVEAAGDVDTLLLDKTGTITFGNRMASDFIAVPGVSATEIAEAALLASLSDETPEGRSIVALATGEYGQSAPDAAPDAVIPFTAETRLSGVDIKGKRLRKGAVDSVLAFTGLDAASAPRAFTEAVTRIAQSGGTPLAVADGSRLLGVIHLKDVVKPGIKERFAALRAMGIRTVMVTGDNPITAAAIASEAGVDDFLAQATPEDKLAYIRKAQQGSRLIAMCGDGTNDAPALAQADVGVAMQTGTQAAREAANMVDLDSSPTKLIEIVEIGKQLLMTRGSLTTFSIANDVAKYFAIIPALFVTAYPGLAALNIMQLASPQSAILSAVIFNALIIVALIPLALKGVAYRPVGAAALLRRNLLVYGVGGLILPFIGIKIVDLAITTLHWV